A single region of the Gracilibacillus caseinilyticus genome encodes:
- a CDS encoding pro-sigmaK processing inhibitor BofA family protein gives MEWWVIVGIIVLIAILLTVGIPFNLVKGSGQVVMKLTIGVLFLFFFNLFGASFGLHIPINAFTALMVGLLGLPGIACLTAAHIFIL, from the coding sequence ATGGAATGGTGGGTAATTGTTGGAATCATTGTGTTAATTGCAATTCTATTAACAGTAGGAATTCCGTTTAATCTTGTCAAAGGCAGCGGACAAGTTGTCATGAAACTAACCATTGGAGTATTGTTTCTATTTTTCTTCAACTTGTTTGGCGCATCATTTGGGCTGCATATACCGATTAATGCATTTACTGCTCTAATGGTTGGACTGCTAGGCTTACCGGGTATTGCCTGTCTAACAGCCGCGCACATATTTATTCTATAA
- a CDS encoding YaaL family protein, which produces MIRSKKIKKQDLDQQILESMFQLKKQWTYLDSILDRSIDPTESGQFDLAITKAKYFYLMREARIRKLSANQ; this is translated from the coding sequence ATGATTCGTTCAAAAAAAATAAAAAAACAAGACCTTGACCAGCAAATCCTTGAGAGTATGTTTCAATTAAAGAAGCAATGGACGTATTTAGACAGCATTTTGGATCGAAGTATCGACCCTACTGAATCGGGCCAGTTTGATTTGGCGATTACAAAGGCAAAATATTTTTATTTAATGAGAGAAGCGAGAATAAGAAAATTATCTGCTAATCAATAA
- the recR gene encoding recombination mediator RecR: MYYPEPISKLIDSFTKLPGIGPKTAVRLAFFVLNMKEDDVLDFAKALANAKRELTHCSTCGHITDQDPCAICQDDMRDQSLICVVQDPKDVIAMEKMKEFNGKYHVLHGAISPMDGIGPEDINVPSLINRLKDEGIEELILATNPNIEGEATAMYISRLVKPSGIKTTRIAHGLPMGGDLEYADEVTLSKALEGRREV, encoded by the coding sequence ATGTATTATCCTGAACCGATATCAAAGCTGATCGACAGCTTTACAAAATTGCCAGGAATCGGTCCTAAAACTGCCGTGCGCCTGGCATTCTTTGTCTTAAACATGAAAGAAGATGACGTATTAGATTTTGCCAAGGCTTTGGCCAATGCAAAGCGAGAATTAACGCATTGCAGTACATGTGGTCATATTACGGATCAAGATCCATGTGCTATTTGTCAAGATGATATGCGCGATCAATCCTTGATCTGTGTTGTTCAAGATCCAAAAGATGTAATTGCTATGGAAAAAATGAAAGAATTTAATGGCAAGTACCATGTGTTACATGGAGCTATATCACCGATGGATGGTATTGGTCCTGAAGATATTAATGTGCCATCTTTAATCAATCGTTTAAAAGATGAAGGGATTGAAGAATTAATATTAGCAACTAATCCTAATATTGAAGGGGAAGCAACTGCTATGTATATTTCGCGATTGGTAAAACCTTCCGGCATTAAGACAACCAGAATTGCTCACGGCCTGCCGATGGGTGGAGATTTAGAGTATGCGGATGAAGTGACACTCTCTAAAGCATTAGAAGGCAGAAGAGAAGTATAA
- a CDS encoding YbaB/EbfC family nucleoid-associated protein, with protein MRGGGNMNKMMKQMQKMQKDMMKAQDELQEMTFEATAGGGMVKVVANGKKEITDIEIKEEVVDPDDVEMLQDLILAATNEVLKEVDDKTNDTMGKFTKGLNLPGGMF; from the coding sequence ATGCGTGGTGGAGGAAATATGAACAAAATGATGAAACAAATGCAAAAAATGCAAAAAGATATGATGAAAGCTCAGGATGAGTTGCAAGAAATGACGTTTGAAGCAACTGCTGGTGGTGGAATGGTAAAAGTAGTGGCAAACGGAAAGAAAGAAATCACTGATATTGAAATTAAAGAGGAAGTCGTAGATCCTGACGATGTCGAAATGTTACAAGACCTTATTTTAGCGGCAACTAATGAAGTGCTAAAAGAAGTAGATGATAAAACAAATGATACGATGGGTAAATTCACAAAAGGATTAAATTTACCTGGAGGAATGTTCTAG
- the dnaX gene encoding DNA polymerase III subunit gamma/tau — protein sequence MGYQALYRVWRPKNFEDVVGQVHITRTLQNAVMQDKFTHAYLFSGPRGTGKTSAAKIFAKAVNCQNGPALEPCNACDACIGIQDGSISDVVEIDAASNNGVEQIRDIRDKVKYAPSAVTYKVYIIDEVHMLSIGAFNALLKTLEEPPKHVIFVLATTEPHKIPLTIISRCQRFDFKRIAQSAMVERMKKIIAAENISVTDEALEGVALSAEGGMRDALSLLDQAISYSEEQVTIDDVLAVTGSVSQAKLAKIVNTMHENEVKESLLEIDAMIQEGKDPGRFVFDLIYYLRDILLYQTASSLENVLERAIVDDAFQSLAQSLDSQWIQGAIKELNLCQQEIKWTNSPKVFIEVAVLKICNQSNSTQTNVASLPEVEKLQEKLTKLEQQLSQLQKQPVQQQQETQQQAPKRNASVGRNSYKVPYDRIRNVLNGASKEAIKKIRAQWPSFMDALKKQSAPAHATIQNSKPSAASEDVVVIAFRYEIHCSLALEHKQTIELMLSESTGQNITFIPIPESEWASLREEYVRKQKAQGEESGEQDESSVQTEGDPLVDNARKLVGDDLLEIRD from the coding sequence ATGGGCTATCAAGCATTATACCGTGTCTGGCGTCCGAAGAATTTTGAAGATGTAGTTGGACAAGTACATATTACTCGCACCTTGCAAAATGCTGTTATGCAAGACAAGTTCACCCACGCTTACCTATTTTCAGGTCCCCGAGGCACGGGAAAAACAAGTGCTGCCAAAATTTTTGCCAAAGCAGTCAATTGTCAAAATGGTCCTGCATTAGAGCCATGTAATGCATGTGATGCGTGTATTGGGATTCAGGATGGTTCGATATCAGATGTGGTTGAGATCGATGCCGCCTCGAATAATGGTGTGGAACAGATTCGTGATATTCGTGATAAAGTGAAATATGCTCCGAGCGCCGTTACGTATAAGGTGTATATCATTGATGAGGTGCATATGCTATCGATTGGTGCCTTTAATGCCTTATTGAAGACACTGGAAGAGCCACCAAAGCACGTTATCTTTGTATTGGCAACCACCGAACCACATAAAATACCACTAACGATTATTTCCAGATGTCAGCGATTTGACTTTAAACGAATTGCACAGTCTGCAATGGTTGAGCGCATGAAAAAAATTATTGCAGCAGAAAATATATCGGTAACAGACGAAGCACTGGAAGGTGTTGCACTATCGGCAGAAGGTGGTATGCGTGATGCGTTAAGCTTGCTTGATCAGGCTATTTCCTATAGTGAGGAACAAGTGACGATCGATGACGTTCTCGCTGTAACTGGTTCTGTATCCCAAGCAAAATTAGCGAAGATCGTAAACACGATGCACGAGAATGAGGTTAAGGAATCGTTGCTGGAGATCGATGCCATGATTCAAGAAGGGAAAGATCCTGGCCGATTTGTTTTTGACCTTATCTATTATTTGCGAGATATTTTGTTATATCAGACTGCATCATCTTTAGAAAATGTGCTGGAACGAGCTATTGTTGATGATGCGTTTCAATCATTGGCGCAAAGTTTAGATTCCCAATGGATCCAAGGAGCCATTAAAGAACTGAATCTGTGCCAACAGGAAATAAAGTGGACAAACAGCCCGAAAGTTTTCATAGAAGTTGCAGTGTTGAAAATCTGTAACCAAAGTAATAGCACCCAGACGAATGTGGCATCTTTACCTGAAGTAGAGAAGTTACAGGAAAAATTAACGAAGCTGGAGCAACAATTAAGCCAATTGCAAAAACAACCTGTTCAGCAACAGCAGGAAACACAACAGCAGGCTCCAAAACGAAATGCATCTGTCGGCCGAAACAGCTATAAAGTGCCATATGATCGTATTCGTAACGTGCTGAACGGTGCATCGAAAGAAGCTATCAAAAAAATAAGAGCCCAGTGGCCGTCCTTTATGGATGCATTGAAGAAACAAAGTGCTCCTGCGCATGCAACGATTCAGAATAGTAAGCCAAGTGCAGCATCAGAAGACGTTGTAGTGATAGCATTTCGTTATGAAATTCATTGTTCACTTGCATTAGAGCACAAACAAACGATAGAATTAATGTTATCAGAGTCAACCGGACAGAATATCACCTTCATTCCAATACCTGAATCGGAATGGGCATCATTACGAGAAGAGTATGTTCGCAAACAAAAAGCGCAAGGTGAGGAGTCTGGAGAACAGGATGAATCTTCTGTTCAGACAGAAGGGGATCCACTGGTAGACAACGCTAGAAAGTTAGTCGGCGATGATTTATTAGAAATACGTGATTAA
- the tadA gene encoding tRNA adenosine(34) deaminase TadA gives MTDQEYMLMAMGEARKAEVLGEVPIGAVIVYQDQVIATSFNLREKLQTTQSHAEMLAIDKANQVIGSWRLEDCVLYVTLEPCPMCAGAILQSRITKVVYGAKDPKAGCAGSLFNLLDDERFNHQVEVVPGVLEEECGKMLTDFFRSLRQKKKEQKSD, from the coding sequence ATGACGGATCAAGAGTATATGTTAATGGCAATGGGGGAAGCGAGAAAAGCTGAGGTATTAGGTGAAGTGCCAATTGGTGCTGTAATCGTTTATCAAGATCAAGTGATTGCCACATCGTTCAATTTACGTGAAAAATTACAAACAACGCAATCTCACGCGGAAATGCTCGCCATTGATAAAGCAAATCAGGTTATTGGCAGCTGGCGTCTAGAGGACTGTGTGTTATATGTAACCCTCGAGCCATGTCCAATGTGTGCAGGAGCTATTTTGCAATCTCGAATAACAAAAGTAGTGTACGGAGCTAAGGACCCGAAGGCAGGATGTGCTGGTTCATTGTTTAATTTATTAGACGATGAACGCTTTAATCATCAAGTTGAGGTGGTACCAGGAGTTCTGGAGGAAGAATGCGGAAAAATGCTGACCGATTTTTTTCGATCGTTGCGGCAAAAGAAAAAAGAGCAGAAGAGTGATTAG
- a CDS encoding isochorismatase family cysteine hydrolase produces the protein MKNTAVLIIDMINDFNFHEGNLLLNNTKEILPSMDQLKQYAKKQKLPVIYINDHYNTWETDFKQIAQTCLTEENEPIIQRGLPDEEDYFIMKPQMSGFFRTPLRSLLEQLGIEHLIISGIAGNICVLFTANDAHMRGYTLHVPENCIASNTHRHNHEALKLMEAVFKAEIQPL, from the coding sequence ATGAAAAATACAGCCGTATTAATCATCGATATGATCAATGATTTTAATTTTCACGAAGGCAACTTACTGTTAAACAATACGAAAGAAATTTTACCTAGCATGGATCAGTTGAAACAATATGCAAAAAAACAAAAACTTCCTGTCATCTATATTAATGATCATTATAATACATGGGAAACAGATTTTAAACAAATTGCACAAACCTGTTTAACTGAAGAAAATGAACCCATTATCCAGAGAGGCCTACCGGATGAAGAAGATTACTTTATTATGAAACCGCAAATGTCTGGTTTTTTCAGGACACCATTACGATCTTTACTGGAACAACTCGGTATTGAGCATCTAATTATCTCAGGTATCGCAGGAAATATATGTGTGTTATTTACTGCAAATGATGCCCACATGCGCGGTTATACGTTGCATGTGCCAGAAAATTGTATTGCGTCTAATACACACAGACATAATCATGAAGCATTGAAATTAATGGAGGCTGTCTTCAAAGCCGAGATCCAACCGCTGTAG
- a CDS encoding LysM peptidoglycan-binding domain-containing protein, translated as MQIYVVKQGDSLYQIANQFGTSYQSIANVNEIDPSLSLVVGQALVIPIYGQFYTVQPGDSLYTIGQRFGISAAELASVNQINMYQPLSVGMTLYIPESAKRTMETNAYIEPTGGSVSDVLENAARKHVDNLTYLAPFSFQVDRQGNLSAPPLNDFNAIANEQNATLMLVVTNLEEGAFSQDLGRLILTDETVQNNMLDQIITTAKQSEFGDIHFDFEFLPPENREDYRAFLEKATTRLHNEGFLVSTALAPKTSAEQEGNWYEAHDYQAHGEIVDFVVLMTYEWGYSGGPAMAVSPIGPVRDVVNYALTEMPSEKIMLGQNLYGYDWTLPYEPGGDYAKALSPQQAIRVARDNNQSILFDEEAKAPYFRYVDQEGQEHEVWFEDARSIQAKFDLIKEKNLRGISYWKLGLSFPQNWLLLEDQFNIRKRG; from the coding sequence GTGCAAATATATGTCGTGAAACAAGGAGACTCGTTATATCAGATTGCCAATCAATTCGGCACATCCTATCAATCGATTGCAAATGTAAATGAGATAGACCCGTCACTGTCTCTAGTGGTTGGTCAAGCATTAGTCATTCCGATATATGGACAATTCTATACCGTACAGCCCGGAGACAGCTTATATACAATCGGACAACGGTTCGGTATTTCGGCAGCGGAATTAGCAAGCGTCAATCAAATTAATATGTATCAACCACTTTCTGTTGGTATGACCCTCTATATTCCCGAATCAGCTAAAAGAACGATGGAAACCAATGCCTACATCGAACCAACTGGAGGTTCGGTATCAGATGTTTTAGAGAATGCAGCAAGAAAACATGTTGACAACTTAACCTATTTAGCTCCCTTTTCCTTTCAAGTCGATCGGCAAGGTAATCTGAGCGCTCCCCCACTGAACGATTTCAACGCTATTGCCAATGAACAGAATGCCACTTTAATGCTAGTGGTTACAAATTTAGAGGAAGGGGCATTTAGTCAGGATCTCGGCCGACTCATTCTTACCGATGAAACCGTCCAGAATAATATGCTCGACCAAATCATCACAACAGCCAAACAGTCTGAGTTCGGAGATATACATTTTGATTTTGAATTTTTACCACCGGAAAATCGGGAAGATTATCGTGCCTTCTTAGAAAAAGCAACGACTCGACTGCACAATGAAGGTTTTCTTGTATCGACAGCTCTTGCTCCAAAAACAAGTGCCGAACAAGAAGGAAACTGGTATGAAGCACACGATTATCAAGCCCATGGCGAAATTGTTGATTTTGTCGTTCTGATGACATATGAGTGGGGATATAGTGGTGGTCCGGCCATGGCTGTTTCACCGATCGGTCCAGTTCGTGATGTCGTCAATTATGCCCTCACAGAAATGCCCTCAGAAAAGATCATGTTAGGCCAAAATTTATATGGCTATGACTGGACACTTCCGTATGAACCTGGTGGTGATTATGCCAAAGCACTCAGTCCACAGCAGGCCATTCGAGTTGCGCGTGACAATAATCAATCGATATTATTTGATGAAGAGGCAAAGGCACCTTATTTTCGCTATGTTGATCAAGAAGGGCAGGAACATGAAGTATGGTTTGAAGACGCGCGATCCATTCAGGCCAAATTTGATTTAATTAAAGAGAAGAATTTGCGCGGTATTAGTTACTGGAAACTCGGACTCTCCTTCCCTCAAAATTGGCTGTTACTGGAAGACCAATTTAACATTCGCAAAAGAGGATAA
- a CDS encoding RrF2 family transcriptional regulator, whose protein sequence is MRLKKYTDYALRVLIYTAASDSKASIKGIAETFFVSTEHIRKVVHQLSINGYIETTRGRNGGIVLALDPADINIGAVIRLMENDFYLLECFDGENNRCVITPACKLRSAIGNAMQAFFEVLNQYTLADLVENKDDLQELMDMK, encoded by the coding sequence ATGCGATTAAAAAAATATACGGATTACGCATTACGCGTGTTAATTTATACAGCTGCGAGTGATAGCAAGGCAAGTATTAAAGGGATAGCAGAAACTTTTTTTGTTTCTACAGAACATATTCGAAAAGTAGTTCACCAATTAAGTATTAATGGCTATATTGAAACAACCAGAGGACGTAACGGGGGAATCGTACTGGCGCTTGATCCTGCAGATATAAATATTGGTGCAGTTATCCGACTGATGGAAAATGATTTCTATTTATTGGAATGTTTCGATGGCGAGAACAATCGCTGTGTCATCACCCCTGCATGTAAATTGCGCTCTGCTATAGGGAATGCGATGCAGGCTTTTTTTGAAGTGCTGAATCAATATACGTTGGCTGACTTAGTAGAGAATAAAGATGATTTGCAAGAATTAATGGACATGAAATAG
- the hmpA gene encoding NO-inducible flavohemoprotein, protein MSTTTERLDPKTIETVKATVPVLAEHGTTITSTFYQLLFTNHPELKNIFNQTNQKRGKQPQALANAVYAAAANIDQLETILPVVQQVAHKHRSLNIKPEHYPIVGENLLKAMQIVLKEAATEEIIAAWAKAYGVIADVFIQIEEGMYHKTEAAPGGWVGYRPFRIVKKVKESDVITSFYLKPDDHRQLPEYEAGQYVTVKVSVPGIPYTCQRQYSLSCKPKQDVWRISVKKEAGQANHPDGVVSNFLHNHINENDVIELSAPAGDFVLNKESKPLVLVSGGVGLTPLVSMLETVVEQQPERDVYFIHAAQNEKLHGLQDIVKNITNNHSNVRAFTVYEKPENTTLYDKTGYIDLPWLQSVLPTKEASFYFCGPEPFMKAVNQALTKWEVNAADIHFEFFGPKGDLEA, encoded by the coding sequence ATGTCTACCACAACTGAAAGACTAGATCCAAAAACTATAGAAACAGTAAAAGCGACTGTCCCTGTTTTGGCTGAGCACGGAACCACCATTACTTCGACGTTTTATCAATTACTATTTACAAATCATCCGGAATTGAAAAATATTTTTAATCAAACCAATCAAAAAAGAGGAAAGCAGCCGCAAGCATTAGCAAATGCAGTGTACGCAGCCGCAGCCAACATTGACCAGTTAGAAACAATCTTGCCTGTTGTCCAACAAGTGGCACACAAACACCGAAGCTTAAATATCAAACCAGAGCATTATCCAATTGTTGGAGAAAACTTATTAAAAGCGATGCAAATTGTTCTAAAAGAAGCGGCAACAGAAGAAATTATAGCAGCCTGGGCAAAAGCGTACGGTGTCATTGCTGATGTATTTATTCAAATCGAAGAAGGAATGTATCATAAGACAGAAGCTGCACCAGGTGGCTGGGTCGGTTATCGCCCTTTCCGTATTGTCAAAAAAGTGAAAGAAAGCGATGTGATTACTTCCTTTTATCTGAAGCCAGACGATCATAGACAATTACCTGAATATGAAGCAGGACAATATGTCACAGTAAAAGTTTCTGTACCTGGCATTCCTTATACTTGTCAACGTCAGTACAGTTTATCCTGTAAACCGAAACAAGACGTATGGCGTATAAGTGTTAAAAAAGAAGCAGGTCAGGCAAACCATCCAGATGGTGTTGTATCTAATTTCCTTCATAACCATATTAACGAAAACGATGTGATAGAACTAAGTGCACCTGCTGGAGATTTTGTATTAAATAAGGAGTCTAAACCGTTAGTGTTAGTAAGTGGCGGTGTCGGGTTAACGCCATTAGTAAGTATGTTAGAAACAGTAGTAGAACAGCAACCGGAACGTGATGTGTATTTTATCCATGCGGCACAAAATGAGAAATTACATGGTTTACAGGATATTGTGAAAAACATAACAAATAATCATTCGAATGTACGTGCCTTTACAGTCTATGAAAAACCGGAGAATACTACTTTATATGATAAAACCGGATATATTGATTTGCCATGGTTACAGTCTGTACTACCAACAAAAGAAGCATCTTTCTATTTCTGCGGGCCTGAACCATTTATGAAAGCCGTCAATCAAGCATTAACCAAATGGGAGGTCAATGCAGCAGATATTCACTTTGAATTTTTCGGTCCAAAAGGAGACTTAGAAGCATAA
- the acsA gene encoding acetate--CoA ligase, protein MDMTKVQARSGKHNLADLEAMREGFDWEEVKKDFSWYKTGKVNAAYEAIDRHAENPDKKNQVALLYSAPEREESVTFEQLSKQSNQTANIFKKYGIQKGDRVFLFMPRSPEFYANFFGILKVGAIAGPLFEAFMEQAVRDRLEDSEATMLITTPELLGRVPVDELPHLQQIVLVGAEELPEDDYIDFDTEIKEASDEFDIEWVDREDGMLIHYTSGSTGKPKGVYHVHNAMIQHYATGKWVIDFKEDDVYWCTADPGWVTGTSYGIFAPWLNGVTNVIRGGRFTPESWYETLDKFNVTIWYTAPTALRKFVSAGDELVKQYDLSSLRHVLSVGEPLNPEVITWALRVFDLRIHDTWWMTETGAMLIVNLPSMEIRPGSMGRPIPGVEAAIVDNEGNELPPNQMGNLAIKKGWPSMMRAIWKNPGKYESYFINGWYVSGDSAYMDEDGYFWFQGRLDDVINTSGERVGPFEVESKLIEHEAVAEAGVIGKPDPERGEIIKAFITLNPGYEASDSLLEEIRQFVKTGLSAHAAPREIEIKDSIPKTRSGKIMRRLLKSWELGLPTGDTSTLEE, encoded by the coding sequence ATGGATATGACAAAAGTACAGGCAAGGTCAGGTAAGCACAATTTAGCGGACCTTGAAGCGATGCGAGAAGGTTTTGATTGGGAAGAAGTAAAAAAAGATTTTAGCTGGTATAAAACAGGAAAAGTTAATGCCGCTTATGAAGCAATTGATCGTCATGCAGAAAATCCCGATAAAAAAAATCAAGTAGCATTGTTATATTCGGCACCAGAACGTGAAGAAAGCGTTACGTTTGAACAACTAAGTAAACAGAGTAACCAAACTGCTAATATATTTAAAAAGTATGGCATTCAAAAAGGAGATCGTGTCTTCTTATTTATGCCTAGAAGTCCTGAGTTTTATGCTAACTTCTTTGGAATATTAAAGGTCGGGGCGATTGCTGGTCCTCTTTTTGAAGCGTTCATGGAGCAGGCGGTCCGTGATCGACTAGAAGACAGCGAAGCAACAATGCTTATTACAACCCCTGAATTATTAGGAAGGGTCCCTGTTGATGAACTACCACACTTACAACAAATTGTCTTGGTTGGCGCAGAAGAGCTTCCAGAGGATGATTATATTGATTTTGATACAGAAATCAAAGAAGCATCTGACGAATTTGATATCGAATGGGTCGACCGAGAAGATGGTATGCTGATTCATTATACTTCTGGTTCAACAGGTAAGCCTAAAGGGGTATATCATGTGCATAATGCGATGATTCAACATTATGCAACAGGTAAATGGGTGATTGACTTTAAGGAAGATGATGTGTATTGGTGTACAGCCGATCCTGGTTGGGTAACAGGTACAAGTTACGGTATCTTTGCCCCATGGTTGAATGGTGTAACAAATGTTATTAGAGGTGGTCGATTTACACCGGAATCTTGGTATGAAACATTAGATAAGTTTAATGTAACAATTTGGTATACAGCACCAACGGCTTTACGTAAATTTGTCAGCGCGGGTGACGAACTGGTGAAGCAATATGATTTATCTAGCTTGCGTCATGTGCTAAGCGTTGGAGAACCGTTAAATCCTGAGGTCATCACATGGGCTTTACGCGTATTTGATTTGCGTATTCATGATACGTGGTGGATGACGGAAACAGGTGCTATGCTAATTGTTAACTTACCAAGTATGGAGATTCGTCCAGGTTCAATGGGGCGTCCGATTCCTGGCGTAGAGGCAGCAATTGTCGATAATGAGGGGAATGAGCTCCCTCCAAATCAAATGGGGAACCTTGCTATTAAAAAAGGTTGGCCATCGATGATGCGTGCGATCTGGAAAAATCCAGGTAAATATGAGAGCTATTTTATCAATGGCTGGTATGTATCTGGTGACAGTGCTTATATGGATGAAGATGGCTATTTCTGGTTCCAGGGACGTTTGGATGATGTGATCAACACGTCGGGGGAACGAGTTGGACCATTTGAAGTCGAGAGTAAGCTAATTGAACATGAGGCTGTGGCGGAAGCTGGTGTAATTGGGAAACCTGATCCCGAGCGTGGTGAGATTATTAAAGCATTTATTACACTCAATCCAGGCTATGAAGCGTCTGATTCTCTATTAGAGGAGATCCGTCAGTTTGTGAAAACGGGATTAAGCGCACATGCTGCTCCTCGTGAGATCGAAATTAAGGACAGCATCCCGAAAACTCGAAGCGGTAAAATTATGCGCCGTCTCTTAAAATCATGGGAACTTGGACTGCCAACAGGCGATACGTCAACATTAGAAGAATAA
- a CDS encoding spore germination protein produces the protein MARLLQKQQNKAEQSSLKDKKVAASLKQNMQDTKELFGYGVNKDFAMRSITLKSNGKKGILFYFSSIVDGERINLHIIKPLLTAEGDRIKNIVSIENIEETSDFEKVVQNINSGKVILFVEGDTQAYAMDVADFAHRPVSKAENEVTIKGPQEAFTESLNSNISLIRKQLHNHSLINEGIQVGERSVNEVNVIYIKDLVNDDILNNVRDRIKNIKTDNVRNLEILEQFIEERPYSLIPTILYTEKPDKATSYLEDGYVVILMDSSSACLIVPVTFWSFFHAPEDRYLRFFYGNFTRSIRIFCFYLTLMISASYVAISNFHSEMIPPDLLLAITASRERVPFPLIIEVLMMEIAFELIREAGLRIPNPLGPTIGIVGALILGQAAVEANIISPIIVIVAALSGLSSFAVADLNMNFTIRLMRFIFILAAGTYGMLSLTGAFLLFLMYAASIKSFGVSFFSPMSPHFMSSEDTIFRKTVRKEIFRPTYLHLKDIQKKPK, from the coding sequence ATGGCGCGATTGTTGCAAAAACAGCAAAATAAAGCTGAACAAAGCAGTTTAAAAGATAAAAAGGTTGCTGCTTCATTAAAACAAAATATGCAAGATACTAAAGAATTATTCGGATATGGTGTGAATAAAGACTTTGCCATGCGCTCTATCACTTTGAAATCCAACGGAAAGAAAGGTATTCTTTTTTATTTTAGTTCAATTGTCGATGGAGAAAGAATTAATTTACATATTATAAAACCGCTCTTAACAGCAGAAGGGGATCGTATAAAAAATATTGTATCGATTGAAAATATTGAAGAAACGAGTGATTTTGAAAAGGTAGTACAAAATATTAACAGTGGTAAAGTCATTCTATTTGTTGAAGGTGATACACAGGCCTATGCCATGGATGTAGCTGATTTTGCCCATCGCCCCGTTTCAAAAGCAGAAAATGAAGTAACTATTAAAGGTCCACAAGAAGCATTTACCGAATCATTAAACAGTAATATTTCATTGATCAGAAAACAATTACATAATCATTCGTTGATCAATGAAGGTATACAGGTTGGAGAGCGCTCAGTAAATGAAGTAAATGTTATCTATATAAAAGATCTCGTGAATGATGACATATTAAATAATGTCAGAGATCGAATCAAGAATATAAAAACAGATAATGTACGTAATCTCGAAATTCTTGAACAATTTATAGAGGAACGTCCATACTCGTTAATTCCCACTATTCTCTATACAGAAAAGCCAGATAAAGCGACATCCTATCTAGAAGATGGTTATGTAGTAATCTTAATGGACAGCTCTTCAGCCTGTTTAATCGTACCTGTAACATTCTGGTCTTTTTTCCATGCGCCAGAAGACCGTTATTTACGCTTTTTTTACGGTAATTTCACTCGTTCTATTCGAATATTTTGTTTTTATTTAACTCTAATGATTTCCGCAAGCTATGTTGCCATCTCAAATTTTCATAGTGAAATGATCCCGCCAGATCTCTTATTAGCTATTACAGCATCAAGGGAAAGGGTACCATTTCCTTTGATCATTGAAGTATTGATGATGGAAATAGCGTTTGAACTGATTCGGGAAGCAGGACTTAGAATACCGAATCCCTTGGGACCTACAATAGGTATTGTTGGAGCATTAATTCTGGGACAGGCAGCAGTAGAAGCAAATATCATTAGTCCTATTATCGTTATTGTTGCCGCCCTCTCAGGTTTATCATCATTCGCAGTAGCAGATCTTAATATGAACTTTACGATTCGTCTGATGCGGTTTATCTTTATCCTAGCAGCTGGAACATATGGAATGCTTAGTCTAACTGGGGCATTCTTGCTATTTTTAATGTACGCTGCATCTATCAAATCATTTGGGGTATCTTTTTTCTCACCGATGTCACCGCATTTCATGTCATCAGAAGATACCATTTTTCGCAAGACAGTCCGGAAGGAAATTTTTCGTCCAACCTATTTACATCTTAAAGATATTCAGAAAAAACCAAAGTAA